One part of the Diadema setosum chromosome 22, eeDiaSeto1, whole genome shotgun sequence genome encodes these proteins:
- the LOC140245332 gene encoding LOW QUALITY PROTEIN: ubiquitin-conjugating enzyme E2 G2-like (The sequence of the model RefSeq protein was modified relative to this genomic sequence to represent the inferred CDS: inserted 1 base in 1 codon; deleted 1 base in 1 codon) → MAGSALKRLMAEYRQLTINPPEGIIAGPVNEENFFEWEALITPEETCFAGGVFSTELKFPPDYPLNPPKMRFKTEMFHPNIYADGRVCISILHXPGDDPMGYESSAERWSPVQSVEKILLSVVSMLAEPNDESGANVDASKMWREDRQKFYQISRELVKKSLSM, encoded by the exons AGCTTACAATCAATCCACCAGAGGGAATAATTGCTGGGCCTGTTAACGAGGAGAATTTCTTTGAATGGGAGGCTTTAATCAC GCCAGAGGAGACGTGCTTTGCTGGAGGAGTC TTCTCCACAGAGCTGAAGTTTCCACCTGATTACCCTCTCAATCCGCCCAAGATGAGATTCAAAACAGAGATGTTTCATCCTAATA TCTACGCAGACGGCCGAGTGTGCATATCCATCCTCC GCCCTGGCGATGATCCCATGGGTTACGAGAGCAGTGCAGAGAGGTGGAGTCCCGTCCAGAGTGTGGAGAAGATTCTCCTGTCTGTCGTTAGCATGCTGGCAG AGCCCAATGACGAGAGTGGAGCCAATGTGGACGCCTCGAAAATGTGGAGGGAGGACAGGCAGAAATTCTACCAAATATCGCGAGAGCTCGTCAAAAAGTCACTCAGCATGTGA